One Spirochaeta cellobiosiphila DSM 17781 genomic window, CGATGGCGACCTCAAGAACGAACATATTGAAACATCCTTTGGATTTGATACAGCGACAAAGACCTATTCCGAATTAATCGGAAACATTATGCGTGATGTTAATTCGGCTAAGAAGTACTATCACTTTATCAAGTTAATGGGACGAAGTGCCTCTCACATTGCCCTGGAATGTGCTCTTCAAACACAACCCAACTACTGTATCATTTCTGAAGAAATCGAAAACAAAGGAACCTCTCTAGCAGAAGTTGTTAAAGATTTAACAGATCTAGTAGAAGTACGAGCAAAGCAAGGTAAAAACTTTGGTGTTATTCTGATTCCAGAAGGTATCATAGAATTCATGCCTGAAATGAAAGTCCTTATTAGTGAACTTAATGATTTACTAGCTCATCATGGAGAAGAGTTCCAAAAGCTAAGTGATTATGAAGGGCAGGCTGCTTTTATGATGGAAAAACTCAGTGCTCCTTCAGGTAAAGTATTTGCCAGCCTTCCTGTGGATATCCAAAAGCAATTAATGATGGACAGAGATCCCCATGGGAATGTTCAAGTAAGCCGTATTGAAACAGAAAAACTTCTTATCCAAATGGTTTCAACAGAACTCGACAAGAGAAATTCTTCTGCCAAATTCAATGGTCTTAACCATTTCTTTGGTTATGAAGGACGATGTGCTTTCCCTTCTAACTTTGACGCTGATTACTGTTACTCCCTAGGTTATAATGCCTTCTTACTGATTGCCAGTGGCTTAACTGGTTATATGTCCAGTGTGAAGGGCTTAGATAAACCAGCTGATCAATGGATTCCTGGTGGTATTCCTGTCACCATGATGATGAACATGGAACAAAGACATGGAGAACAAAAACCGGTTATTCGAAAAGCACTAGTAGAACTGGACGGGGCTCCTTTTAAATTCTTCGCTTCCAAAAGAGAAGAATGGAAGATGAGTGATGCTTATCAATTCCCAGGTGCGATACAATACTTCGGTCCCACTGAAGTCTGTGACCAACCAACCAAGACTCTAGGTTTAGAGCTTAAATAGACTTATCACTGCCCTCTTCCTCTGGGAAAGGGCAGTTCTTTTCTTTACCCATTCCTAATAGTGTATGCTATACTGCGCCCATGAGTAATGATTATGTACGTCCCAGTTGGGATGAGTATTTTATGGAAGTTTGTGAAGCTATCAGTAAGCGGGCCACCTGTGATCGGGGACGATCAGGCTGTGTTATAGCCAAGGATAGACAACTCCTGGTAACAGGGTATGTAGGTAGTCCTGCAGGCCTTCCCCATTGTGATGAAGTGGGTCATCAGATAAAGACCACTGTACATGAAGATGGTCATACCTCTAATCACTGTGTAAGAACAGTCCACGCTGAACAAAATGCCATTTGCCAGGCGGCCAAAAGAGGGATCTCTATAGATGGAGCCACCTTATACTGCCGAATGACTCCTTGTCGAACCTGTGCCATGCTTATCATTAATTGTGGGATAAAACGGGTTGTCTGTGAAAAGAAGTATCATTCTTCTTCTGAAACAGAACAGATGTTTAAAGAAGCGGGGATTGAGTTGGAATATTTTTCCGAAGAAATCTTAAAATACTCCAACCAATAATTATGAGACACTAATACGACGTTTGTCAGGATCAGGTTGGTACCAATAATAAATAGCGATATTACCAATAAGTCTAACCAGTTGACTATCAGTTTTATCGGCGATAACCCGACTGAGATCCTTTTTTTCATCTTTATAATCAACAAACTTAACCTTAATAAGCTCATGGCTTTCTAAAGCTTCAGTTACGGCTTTGATCACTTCATCGGTTAAACCGGATTTACCAACCATAACTATGGGCTTTAACCGTTGTGCTTTTTTGGTTAAACTGCTTCGTTGTTGACTATCTAAAGGGTGTGTTTTCTTTGCCATAGGGGGCAATGTACTAAAATGCGTATTCTTTGTCTATTCCATTAGGGGGCTTTTTTTGAATATCATACTGTTAGAACAGGAAGAAACAAGAGGATTCTTCCTTCGTAATACAAAAATCTACATTCATATTACCAAAATCCTTAAATCAAAACCTGGCGACT contains:
- a CDS encoding diphosphate--fructose-6-phosphate 1-phosphotransferase; its protein translation is MDISALQKARYEYNPKLPSALKGDVDKIEANLGAPTSSVADQDKVKALFEKTYGLPVAQFVPGSNPKATDKINVGVILSGGQAPGGHNVIAGLFDGIKKGNKESKLYGFLGGPGGILEDKTIEITSELMDQYRNTGGFDIIGSGRTKLETEEQFEVALKTCKDKGITSLVIIGGDDSNTNAALLAEFFAKKGTGISVTGVPKTIDGDLKNEHIETSFGFDTATKTYSELIGNIMRDVNSAKKYYHFIKLMGRSASHIALECALQTQPNYCIISEEIENKGTSLAEVVKDLTDLVEVRAKQGKNFGVILIPEGIIEFMPEMKVLISELNDLLAHHGEEFQKLSDYEGQAAFMMEKLSAPSGKVFASLPVDIQKQLMMDRDPHGNVQVSRIETEKLLIQMVSTELDKRNSSAKFNGLNHFFGYEGRCAFPSNFDADYCYSLGYNAFLLIASGLTGYMSSVKGLDKPADQWIPGGIPVTMMMNMEQRHGEQKPVIRKALVELDGAPFKFFASKREEWKMSDAYQFPGAIQYFGPTEVCDQPTKTLGLELK
- a CDS encoding deoxycytidylate deaminase, which gives rise to MSNDYVRPSWDEYFMEVCEAISKRATCDRGRSGCVIAKDRQLLVTGYVGSPAGLPHCDEVGHQIKTTVHEDGHTSNHCVRTVHAEQNAICQAAKRGISIDGATLYCRMTPCRTCAMLIINCGIKRVVCEKKYHSSSETEQMFKEAGIELEYFSEEILKYSNQ
- a CDS encoding YhbY family RNA-binding protein, with translation MAKKTHPLDSQQRSSLTKKAQRLKPIVMVGKSGLTDEVIKAVTEALESHELIKVKFVDYKDEKKDLSRVIADKTDSQLVRLIGNIAIYYWYQPDPDKRRISVS